The following are from one region of the Actinopolyspora halophila DSM 43834 genome:
- a CDS encoding DinB family protein: MSPLLTRQVTDDRDGLLTFLEQQRNALRAAAHGLDEQQARQRTTASTLNMATLLKHAVRTERRWVVVQIGQRELPGLWPMTDLEEEFRVEAHESLSGCLEAYSAVPAETERTVAEVSDLDAPLPLPPEMRDRTDIEPFSTRWVLLHLIEETARHAGHADIIRESLDGRLAHSLMSEFEASAVSEEPEGAPARGGT, from the coding sequence ATGTCACCGTTGCTGACACGACAGGTCACCGACGACCGCGACGGTTTGCTGACCTTCCTGGAACAGCAGCGCAACGCGCTGCGAGCCGCCGCCCACGGGCTGGACGAGCAGCAGGCCCGGCAGCGCACCACGGCCAGCACGCTGAACATGGCGACCCTGCTCAAGCACGCCGTGCGCACCGAGCGGCGTTGGGTCGTCGTCCAGATCGGCCAACGCGAGCTTCCCGGGCTGTGGCCCATGACGGACCTGGAGGAGGAGTTCCGGGTCGAGGCGCACGAGTCGCTGTCCGGCTGCCTGGAGGCCTACTCGGCCGTGCCCGCGGAGACGGAGCGCACCGTGGCCGAGGTGAGCGATCTCGACGCTCCGCTGCCGCTGCCTCCCGAGATGCGCGACCGCACCGACATCGAACCGTTCTCGACCCGCTGGGTGCTGCTGCACCTGATCGAGGAAACCGCGCGTCACGCGGGACACGCCGACATCATCCGCGAATCGCTGGACGGCAGGCTCGCGCACTCGCTGATGAGCGAGTTCGAGGCGAGCGCCGTCTCGGAGGAGCCGGAGGGAGCACCCGCCCGCGGCGGCACGTGA
- a CDS encoding ABC transporter ATP-binding protein has protein sequence MRTSEVDDVAVPEVRQRDEGLCLENVTVRYGSTTALSGIDLSASSGEVLAVLGPSGGGKSTLLRTVAGLEGSSRGAVRFDGEDLSGVPVHRRGFGMVFQDGQLFGHRDVAGNVEFGLRMRSVGRRERRREVARLLELVGLAGYQRRRVSELSGGQAQRVALARALAARPRLLLLDEPLSGLDRMLRERLAVDLAELLSDSATTAVVVTHDLDEAFTLADRVAVLSEGRVLQEERPRRLWTRPADEEVAGFLGCTTFLRGRIEDGIASCPLGSVPCPGEHAGEVLLGLRATGVRAHRSGTERDPGRRGEVVRRLHRHDHVRLTVAVPELAGVDSLEAVVADTDVPEPGEDVALTLDPAGVALLGR, from the coding sequence ATGCGCACCTCCGAGGTCGACGACGTGGCGGTGCCCGAGGTGCGGCAGCGGGACGAGGGCCTGTGCCTGGAGAACGTGACGGTCCGGTACGGGAGCACGACGGCACTGTCCGGGATCGACCTCTCCGCGTCGAGCGGCGAGGTGCTGGCCGTGCTCGGGCCCTCCGGGGGCGGCAAGTCGACCCTGCTGCGCACCGTGGCCGGTTTGGAGGGCTCCTCGCGGGGCGCGGTTCGCTTCGACGGGGAGGACCTCTCCGGGGTGCCGGTGCACCGCCGTGGCTTCGGGATGGTCTTCCAGGACGGGCAGCTGTTCGGGCACCGCGATGTCGCGGGCAACGTCGAGTTCGGACTGCGGATGCGTTCGGTCGGCAGGCGCGAACGGCGTCGGGAAGTGGCACGGCTGCTGGAGCTGGTCGGACTGGCCGGGTACCAGCGGCGGAGGGTGAGCGAACTGTCCGGCGGGCAGGCGCAGCGCGTCGCGCTCGCCCGCGCTCTCGCGGCCCGGCCGCGATTGCTGCTGCTCGACGAACCGCTGTCGGGACTGGACCGGATGCTGCGCGAACGGCTCGCGGTCGATCTCGCGGAGCTGCTGTCCGACAGCGCCACCACCGCCGTGGTCGTGACCCACGATCTCGACGAGGCGTTCACCCTGGCGGACCGGGTGGCGGTGCTGTCCGAGGGGCGCGTGTTGCAGGAGGAACGTCCGCGCAGGCTTTGGACGCGGCCCGCGGACGAGGAGGTTGCCGGGTTCCTCGGGTGCACGACGTTCCTGCGCGGGCGGATCGAGGACGGGATCGCCTCGTGCCCGCTCGGGTCGGTTCCGTGCCCGGGGGAGCACGCGGGCGAGGTGCTGCTGGGGCTGCGCGCCACCGGAGTGCGTGCTCACCGGTCGGGGACGGAGCGGGATCCGGGGCGCCGGGGAGAAGTGGTGCGGCGGTTGCACCGCCACGATCACGTGCGGTTGACCGTGGCGGTTCCGGAGCTCGCCGGTGTGGACTCGCTGGAGGCGGTGGTGGCCGACACCGATGTCCCCGAGCCGGGCGAGGACGTGGCGTTGACCCTCGACCCGGCAGGAGTCGCCCTGCTCGGACGTTGA
- a CDS encoding ABC transporter permease — MFRTRCSGRTGAVATPGEPAGPAARRPLLFVGAVAVLGFLGVFFAWPVLAILHRGLRPETVRVLVDPGTWRIVAFTLGQAAASTALALAAGMPLAYLLARVRIPGKVLLRAVITVPFVLPTLVVGMAFRALLGTTEPSVTAIVLANAFFNVAVVARTFGGLWAQLDRRAEDAARSLGAGPLRTFGTVTLPALRPALWSATAVVFLFCSTSFGVVLVLGAGRYRTLETEIYLRTVRMLDLSGAAALSLLQFAAVLAALAVAALARRRRESVGVVRAVERSARKPRGAEWLIVAAGGVVLAALLVPIGALLVRSVSSRSGWSLAGYRALSGTGDGVLGVSGWQAALNSLRTATDATWMALSLGVLACLVLVSLRKRWTAELMDTALMLPLGVSAVTVGFGYLITLQLLPGDLRTSPLLVPFAQALVVTPLVVRTVLPVLRSVDDRLREVAATLGAGPWRVRREVDLPLTGRALCTAAGFGFVIALGEFGATGFLARPEEPTLPVAISELISRPGELNTQMAYASCALLMLVTAGAVLVIESLRTDSVGEF, encoded by the coding sequence GTGTTCCGGACACGGTGCTCCGGCCGCACCGGAGCCGTCGCGACTCCTGGCGAGCCCGCCGGACCCGCGGCCCGCCGTCCGCTCCTGTTCGTCGGAGCCGTAGCGGTGCTCGGCTTCCTCGGTGTTTTCTTCGCCTGGCCCGTGCTGGCCATCCTGCACCGCGGGCTGCGCCCGGAAACGGTGCGGGTGCTGGTCGACCCGGGGACGTGGCGGATCGTCGCCTTCACTCTCGGGCAGGCCGCGGCCTCCACCGCGTTGGCCCTGGCGGCGGGGATGCCGCTGGCCTACCTGCTCGCCAGGGTGCGGATCCCGGGCAAGGTGCTGCTCCGCGCGGTGATCACGGTTCCGTTCGTGCTGCCCACCCTGGTGGTGGGCATGGCCTTCCGCGCGCTGCTCGGCACCACGGAACCGAGCGTGACGGCGATCGTGCTGGCCAACGCGTTCTTCAACGTCGCCGTGGTCGCCCGCACCTTCGGTGGGCTGTGGGCCCAGCTGGACCGGCGGGCCGAGGACGCGGCCCGCAGTCTCGGTGCGGGACCGCTGCGGACCTTCGGCACCGTCACCCTGCCCGCGCTGCGCCCGGCCCTGTGGTCGGCGACCGCCGTGGTTTTCCTGTTCTGCTCCACGAGCTTCGGGGTGGTGCTGGTGCTCGGCGCGGGCAGGTACCGGACCCTGGAGACGGAGATCTACCTGCGCACCGTTCGGATGCTGGACCTGTCCGGTGCGGCCGCGCTGTCGCTGCTGCAGTTCGCCGCGGTGCTGGCGGCCCTGGCCGTCGCGGCCCTGGCCAGACGACGCCGCGAGTCCGTCGGAGTGGTGCGTGCCGTGGAGAGGTCGGCGCGAAAACCCCGAGGGGCCGAGTGGTTGATCGTCGCGGCCGGTGGAGTGGTGTTGGCCGCGCTGCTGGTGCCCATCGGGGCGCTGCTGGTCCGCTCGGTGAGTTCGCGGAGCGGGTGGAGCCTTGCCGGCTATCGCGCCCTCTCCGGGACCGGGGACGGTGTGCTGGGCGTCTCCGGGTGGCAGGCGGCGCTGAACTCGCTGCGCACGGCGACCGATGCCACCTGGATGGCCTTGTCGTTGGGAGTGCTCGCCTGTCTGGTGCTGGTCTCGCTGCGGAAGCGCTGGACCGCCGAGCTGATGGACACCGCTCTGATGCTTCCGCTCGGGGTCTCGGCCGTGACCGTCGGGTTCGGCTATCTGATCACGCTGCAGCTGCTTCCCGGGGACCTGCGCACCTCGCCGCTGCTGGTGCCGTTCGCGCAGGCCCTGGTGGTGACCCCGCTCGTCGTGCGCACGGTGCTGCCCGTCCTGCGCTCGGTGGACGATCGGCTGCGTGAGGTGGCGGCGACTCTCGGGGCCGGGCCGTGGCGGGTTCGCCGTGAGGTGGACCTGCCGTTGACGGGCAGGGCACTCTGCACCGCGGCGGGATTCGGGTTCGTCATCGCGCTGGGGGAGTTCGGGGCCACCGGTTTCCTGGCCCGCCCGGAGGAGCCGACGCTGCCCGTGGCCATCAGCGAGCTCATCAGCCGTCCCGGCGAACTCAACACGCAGATGGCCTACGCGTCCTGCGCGCTGCTCATGCTCGTGACCGCGGGCGCGGTGCTGGTGATCGAAAGCCTCCGTACGGATTCGGTTGGGGAGTTCTGA
- a CDS encoding thiamine ABC transporter substrate-binding protein, translating to MKRHTARRVRAAVATAAVLLVAGCSLIGTDGGSEEETVTLVTHDSFAISDEARRHFERESGYELRVNKMGDAGALTNELVLTKDAPVGDVAFGVDSTFYSRALDSGAFAPYRPRGSGSIPVKYSVVDPRLTPVDAGDVCVNIDKRWFAQHDVPEPENLADLTEPRYRGLFAVPSPATSSPGMAFLLNTIDGFGRQGGWKNYWRQLMSNDVRISSGWQEAYNQDFSGSAGNGSRPIVLSYASSPAAEVGEDGESRTRALLDTCYRQVEYAGVLTGAKHPKRARELMDFLLSWKFQSQVSEQMYVYPTMLGVEPPKSWQDVAPLPSDSAEMKPEVVGQNRERWVSQWRELTRS from the coding sequence TTGAAACGACACACCGCACGCCGGGTGCGTGCCGCGGTGGCCACCGCCGCCGTGCTGCTGGTCGCGGGTTGTTCGCTGATCGGTACCGACGGCGGTTCGGAGGAAGAGACCGTCACCCTGGTGACCCACGACTCGTTCGCGATCAGCGACGAGGCGCGGCGGCACTTCGAACGCGAGTCCGGCTACGAACTGCGCGTCAACAAGATGGGCGACGCCGGAGCGCTGACCAACGAACTCGTGCTCACCAAGGATGCCCCCGTCGGGGACGTGGCCTTCGGAGTGGACTCCACGTTCTACTCCCGCGCGCTCGACTCCGGTGCCTTCGCGCCCTACCGGCCGCGGGGATCCGGGTCCATCCCGGTGAAGTACTCGGTCGTCGACCCGAGACTCACCCCCGTGGACGCGGGCGACGTGTGCGTCAACATCGACAAGCGCTGGTTCGCGCAGCACGACGTCCCCGAGCCGGAGAACCTGGCCGATCTGACGGAACCGCGCTACCGCGGACTGTTCGCCGTGCCCAGCCCGGCCACCTCCTCGCCGGGCATGGCGTTCCTGCTGAACACGATCGACGGTTTCGGCAGGCAGGGGGGCTGGAAGAACTACTGGCGCCAACTGATGTCCAACGACGTCCGGATCTCCTCGGGCTGGCAGGAGGCCTACAACCAGGACTTCTCCGGTTCCGCGGGTAACGGGTCGCGCCCCATCGTGCTTTCCTACGCCTCCTCCCCGGCCGCGGAGGTGGGCGAGGACGGCGAGTCCCGCACCCGCGCCCTGCTGGACACCTGCTACCGCCAGGTCGAGTACGCCGGGGTGCTCACGGGAGCCAAGCACCCGAAGCGTGCCAGGGAGCTGATGGACTTCCTGCTGTCGTGGAAGTTCCAGTCCCAGGTTTCCGAACAGATGTACGTCTACCCGACCATGCTGGGAGTCGAGCCCCCGAAGAGCTGGCAGGACGTGGCGCCGCTGCCGTCCGACTCCGCCGAGATGAAGCCGGAGGTCGTGGGGCAGAACCGTGAGCGGTGGGTGAGTCAGTGGCGTGAGCTGACTCGGAGCTGA
- a CDS encoding FAD-dependent oxidoreductase codes for MNDRSRSVLVIGAGVQGLSTATVLAEAGHRVRVRTSEHPSETTSAVAGAVWGPTSLWPVERARRWAERTYGVFLELATDPATGVHSAAGIVAGRTGFPETPPGSLGLLDGVRPCGAGELPPGFAVGMRANLPLVDMPRYMEYLSNRFLDAGGELVHSTVPSLSDAAGESSLVVNCAGVGARELVGDPGVRPVSGQHVVVENPGLDEFFVELSDVGEWTSYMPHGQRLVLGGTAVEHDWNRTPDPQVTEGILRRCGAIQPVLHDARVREELVGLRPHSDAVRLHTEHYAGARIVHDYGHGGSGVMVSWGCAYEVVELLLTDLDD; via the coding sequence GTGAATGATCGCTCACGTTCCGTGCTGGTCATCGGTGCTGGTGTTCAGGGCTTGAGCACCGCGACGGTCCTCGCCGAGGCGGGACACCGGGTCCGCGTCAGAACCAGCGAGCACCCTTCCGAGACGACTTCGGCCGTCGCCGGAGCGGTGTGGGGCCCGACCTCGTTGTGGCCGGTCGAACGCGCCAGACGCTGGGCGGAACGTACTTACGGTGTCTTCCTCGAACTCGCGACCGATCCGGCCACCGGTGTGCACTCGGCCGCGGGGATCGTGGCGGGCAGAACGGGGTTCCCCGAAACCCCGCCGGGTTCGCTGGGGCTGCTCGACGGGGTCCGGCCGTGCGGAGCGGGAGAACTGCCGCCAGGGTTCGCGGTGGGAATGCGGGCCAACCTGCCGCTGGTGGACATGCCGCGCTACATGGAGTACCTGAGCAACCGGTTCCTGGACGCGGGCGGGGAGCTGGTGCACAGCACGGTTCCGAGCCTGTCCGATGCGGCCGGGGAGAGCTCGCTGGTGGTCAACTGCGCCGGTGTCGGGGCGCGCGAACTGGTCGGCGACCCCGGGGTGCGCCCGGTGTCCGGACAGCACGTGGTCGTGGAGAACCCCGGACTCGACGAGTTCTTCGTCGAACTCAGCGACGTCGGGGAGTGGACGAGCTACATGCCGCACGGGCAGCGACTCGTGCTGGGAGGCACCGCGGTCGAGCACGACTGGAACCGCACTCCCGATCCGCAGGTCACGGAAGGGATTCTCCGGCGTTGCGGCGCCATACAGCCGGTGCTGCACGACGCGCGGGTCCGGGAGGAACTCGTCGGGCTGCGCCCGCACAGCGACGCGGTGCGGCTGCACACCGAGCACTACGCGGGAGCCCGCATCGTGCACGACTACGGTCACGGGGGCAGCGGGGTCATGGTTTCCTGGGGTTGTGCGTACGAGGTGGTCGAACTGTTGCTGACCGACCTCGATGACTGA
- the bioD gene encoding dethiobiotin synthase: MFPTPLFVTGTGTDVGKTVVTAAVAALARAPVAVVKPVQTGTRGGGDCAEVLRLVGDVDVFELARYPDPLAPATAARLAGEPPVTPERIVRELAELPAGYETVLVEGAGGVLVPYDDRGGTLLDVAERTDGTVLVACPSGLGTLNSTALTVREVLRRGLRCLGTVFGSWPAEPGTAERCNLVDLPRITGVPLLGALAEKAAGHDRESFGERARCWLSPELGGVWGVPG; encoded by the coding sequence ATGTTCCCGACCCCGCTGTTCGTCACGGGAACCGGAACCGACGTGGGAAAGACGGTGGTCACGGCAGCGGTCGCCGCGCTGGCCCGCGCTCCGGTGGCCGTGGTCAAACCCGTCCAGACCGGGACCCGGGGAGGAGGCGACTGCGCCGAGGTCCTGCGGCTGGTCGGTGACGTGGACGTGTTCGAGCTCGCGCGCTACCCGGATCCGCTCGCCCCGGCTACGGCAGCGCGCCTCGCGGGCGAACCCCCCGTCACCCCGGAGCGGATCGTTCGCGAACTCGCCGAGCTCCCGGCCGGTTACGAGACGGTACTGGTCGAGGGGGCGGGAGGAGTGCTGGTGCCCTACGACGACCGGGGCGGCACGTTGCTCGACGTGGCCGAGCGAACGGACGGGACGGTGCTCGTGGCGTGCCCGTCCGGTCTCGGCACGCTGAACTCCACGGCGCTGACCGTCCGGGAAGTGCTGCGTCGCGGGCTGCGCTGTCTCGGAACCGTGTTCGGGAGCTGGCCGGCAGAGCCGGGCACGGCCGAGCGGTGCAATCTCGTGGACCTGCCCCGGATCACCGGGGTGCCGCTGCTGGGGGCGCTCGCGGAGAAGGCCGCCGGCCACGACCGGGAGAGCTTCGGCGAGCGGGCGCGCTGCTGGTTGTCCCCCGAACTCGGCGGGGTGTGGGGGGTACCGGGATGA
- a CDS encoding adenosylmethionine--8-amino-7-oxononanoate transaminase — protein MLSLDAPLSAEELTELDRRRVWHPYTTSPTESSQLLVESASGVRLRLARPVNGVEELVDGMSSWWAAVHGYAHPELDAAARAQVDRMSHVMFGGLTNESAVRLAATLAETTPEGLNHVFLADSGSVSVEVALKMCLQYWRGLGRPEKRRLLTWRGGYHGDTWHPMSVCDPEGGMHHLWSGVLNEQVFAEAPPEGFDADVDEAYLQRFERLLRRHADELAAVVVEPVVQGAGGMRFHAPEYLRRLREFADRYDVLLVLDEIATGFGRTGELFAAEHAGVSPDVMCLGKALTGGYLTMAATVCDERVAEGIAGGDVPVLAHGPTFMGNPLAAAVANASLRVLFRDDWRAKVHGIAAGLESGLAPAREIAGVRDVRVLGAIGVIQLDHEVDVAAASAAALERGVWLRPFRDLIYTMPPYVIDAADLGRVTDAAVAAARVG, from the coding sequence GTGCTGTCGCTCGATGCTCCGCTGAGCGCGGAGGAACTGACCGAACTGGACCGTCGCCGTGTCTGGCATCCCTACACCACGTCTCCCACCGAGAGCTCGCAGCTGCTGGTCGAATCGGCTTCGGGGGTCCGGTTGCGGTTGGCCAGGCCGGTGAACGGGGTGGAGGAACTCGTCGACGGGATGTCGTCCTGGTGGGCGGCCGTTCACGGTTACGCGCACCCCGAACTGGACGCGGCCGCCCGCGCGCAGGTGGACAGGATGAGCCACGTGATGTTCGGCGGGCTCACCAACGAGAGCGCGGTACGGCTGGCCGCGACACTGGCCGAGACAACCCCCGAAGGGCTGAACCACGTCTTCCTCGCCGACTCGGGGTCGGTGTCGGTGGAGGTCGCGCTCAAGATGTGCCTGCAGTACTGGCGCGGACTCGGCCGCCCGGAGAAGCGGCGGCTGTTGACGTGGCGCGGCGGTTACCACGGGGACACGTGGCACCCGATGTCGGTGTGCGACCCGGAAGGCGGCATGCACCACCTCTGGAGCGGGGTGCTGAACGAGCAGGTCTTCGCCGAGGCGCCCCCGGAGGGGTTCGACGCGGACGTGGACGAGGCCTACCTGCAGCGTTTCGAACGACTGCTGCGGCGGCACGCGGATGAACTCGCCGCGGTGGTCGTCGAACCGGTGGTGCAGGGCGCGGGTGGTATGCGCTTCCACGCGCCCGAGTACCTCCGCCGGTTGCGCGAATTCGCCGACCGTTACGACGTGCTGCTCGTCCTCGACGAGATAGCCACTGGTTTCGGGCGCACCGGCGAGCTGTTCGCCGCCGAGCACGCGGGAGTGTCCCCGGACGTCATGTGCCTGGGCAAGGCACTCACCGGCGGATACCTGACGATGGCCGCGACCGTGTGCGATGAGCGGGTGGCCGAGGGGATCGCGGGCGGAGACGTGCCGGTGCTCGCGCACGGCCCCACGTTCATGGGCAATCCGCTGGCCGCGGCCGTGGCCAACGCGTCGCTGCGGGTGCTGTTCCGGGACGACTGGAGAGCGAAGGTCCACGGGATAGCGGCCGGACTGGAGTCCGGACTGGCCCCGGCCCGGGAGATCGCGGGGGTGCGGGACGTTCGGGTGCTCGGCGCCATCGGGGTGATCCAGCTCGACCACGAGGTGGACGTCGCCGCAGCGAGCGCGGCGGCGCTCGAACGAGGTGTCTGGCTGCGCCCCTTCCGGGACCTGATCTACACGATGCCGCCGTACGTGATCGACGCCGCGGACCTCGGCAGGGTGACGGACGCGGCCGTGGCCGCGGCACGGGTGGGGTGA
- a CDS encoding 8-amino-7-oxononanoate synthase — protein MTASGSANGCPANEAVFDWVDRHARHRWENGLHRVVEPRGSAEDVLDLAGNDYLGFARHPAVTEAAAVAARRWGTGSTGSRLVTGTTELHTTLESELAALYGTEAALVFSSGYTANLALVTTLTGADSTIVSDSGNHASLIDGCRLSRALVRVVPHADPDAVRSALAESAPPRVVLSESVFSVDGDTADLDSLLTVCREHGAGLLVDDAHGLGVLGGGAGAFSAFALGAPHDALATVTLSKALGAQGGAVLGPRRVIDHIAQAARTFVFDTGLAPPAAAAALAGVRLLREAPRRAQRVQEVAHGLHEALAERGVPAGSPGAAVLGVPVGAPRTAVTWARSCLERGVRVGCFRPPSVPDGESRLRLTARADLDDDDVRRVARTLAETAPG, from the coding sequence ATGACGGCGAGTGGTTCCGCGAACGGATGTCCCGCGAATGAGGCGGTTTTCGACTGGGTCGACCGGCACGCGCGGCACCGGTGGGAGAACGGGCTGCACAGAGTCGTCGAGCCACGCGGTTCCGCGGAGGACGTGCTGGACCTGGCCGGCAACGACTACCTGGGCTTCGCCCGGCACCCCGCGGTCACGGAGGCCGCCGCGGTGGCGGCACGTCGCTGGGGCACCGGTTCCACCGGCTCCAGGCTCGTCACCGGAACGACCGAGTTGCACACGACCCTGGAGTCCGAGCTGGCCGCGTTGTACGGCACCGAGGCCGCCTTGGTGTTCTCCTCCGGATACACCGCGAACCTGGCGCTGGTGACGACGCTGACCGGAGCGGACTCCACGATCGTCTCGGACAGCGGCAACCACGCCTCGCTGATCGACGGATGCAGGCTGTCCAGGGCACTGGTGCGGGTGGTCCCCCACGCCGATCCGGACGCGGTGCGCAGCGCCCTGGCGGAGAGCGCCCCTCCCCGAGTGGTGCTGAGCGAGTCGGTGTTCTCCGTGGACGGGGACACCGCCGACCTGGACAGCCTGCTCACCGTGTGCCGCGAGCACGGGGCGGGACTGCTCGTCGACGACGCGCACGGCCTCGGTGTGCTCGGTGGAGGCGCCGGGGCGTTCTCCGCCTTCGCCCTCGGAGCTCCCCACGACGCCCTGGCCACCGTGACCCTGTCCAAGGCGCTGGGCGCGCAGGGCGGTGCGGTGCTGGGGCCGCGCCGCGTGATCGACCACATCGCACAGGCGGCCCGCACCTTCGTGTTCGACACGGGGCTCGCTCCTCCCGCGGCCGCGGCCGCGCTCGCCGGAGTGCGCCTGTTGCGGGAGGCCCCACGGCGCGCGCAGCGGGTTCAGGAAGTGGCCCACGGGTTGCACGAGGCGCTGGCCGAGCGCGGCGTTCCGGCCGGCTCCCCCGGTGCTGCCGTGCTCGGCGTTCCCGTCGGCGCGCCGCGCACCGCCGTCACCTGGGCACGCTCCTGCCTGGAGCGCGGGGTGCGCGTGGGATGCTTCCGCCCGCCCTCCGTTCCGGACGGGGAGTCCCGACTGCGGCTGACGGCCCGGGCCGACCTGGACGACGACGATGTTCGGCGAGTGGCCCGGACGCTCGCCGAGACCGCACCGGGATGA
- a CDS encoding SAM-dependent methyltransferase gives MTEVNPLVESATPVHIDTSKASIARVYDAFLGGKDNYEVDRAVFEDVKRVTPEAADLAWDNREFLIRVTRFVANQTGVRQFLDCGSGLPTAENTHQVAQRLNPEAKVVYVDNDPVVLAHGRALLEENEQTHFSPTDIFEPRHVLEDPVVNRHLDFSEPIALFQIGTLHHHVGDRDPGDVMREYVDALPSGSLVALSHFYDPEDGDYYSGLARRMEKSFTNSPMGTGVFRSRAQIEAMFPGLELIEPGLVLCCDWWPDGPRLRKQPEVSNCIVGAVGRKP, from the coding sequence ATGACCGAAGTCAACCCGTTAGTAGAGAGCGCCACCCCGGTCCACATCGACACGAGCAAGGCGAGTATCGCCAGGGTCTACGATGCCTTCCTCGGTGGCAAGGACAACTACGAAGTGGACAGAGCGGTCTTCGAGGACGTCAAGCGCGTGACCCCGGAGGCGGCCGATCTGGCGTGGGACAACCGCGAGTTCCTCATCCGGGTGACCCGCTTCGTCGCCAATCAGACGGGAGTGCGCCAGTTCCTCGACTGCGGATCCGGACTCCCCACCGCCGAGAACACCCACCAGGTGGCCCAACGCCTCAACCCCGAGGCCAAAGTGGTCTACGTGGACAACGACCCCGTGGTGCTCGCCCACGGGCGTGCGCTGTTGGAGGAGAACGAGCAGACGCACTTCAGCCCGACCGACATCTTCGAGCCGCGCCATGTTCTCGAGGATCCGGTGGTGAACAGGCACCTCGACTTCTCCGAGCCGATCGCGCTCTTCCAGATCGGCACACTGCACCACCACGTCGGAGACCGCGACCCCGGCGACGTGATGCGGGAGTACGTGGACGCGCTGCCCTCCGGATCCCTGGTGGCGCTGAGCCACTTCTACGACCCGGAGGACGGCGACTACTACAGCGGGCTCGCCCGGCGGATGGAGAAGAGCTTCACCAACAGCCCGATGGGAACCGGAGTGTTCCGCTCCCGAGCACAGATCGAAGCCATGTTCCCCGGACTGGAGCTGATCGAACCGGGCCTGGTGCTGTGCTGCGACTGGTGGCCCGACGGCCCGCGACTGCGGAAGCAGCCCGAAGTGTCCAACTGCATCGTGGGGGCCGTGGGACGCAAACCCTGA